CTCACATCAGACATCTAACGCTCCATTTCCACCACGTCGGAACCCGTAGAAGTATCCAGCACGCCATTGATCAACCGCATGGCGCCGTCCATTTGATTTACCCACGACAATTCCCGCCCTCGCGCCAAGGCCCCGGCAGCAAGCTTCCGTCGAAGCGCGTCGTCCCTGTTCAGATCCTCGATCTCATCCGCCAAGGCCCGGGCGACCTCGCCGATCCCCCTGCCTGCGGTGCCGACAACCCTGCCCGATTCACGTGTCACGAAATCCTTTGGGCCTCCGAGGTCGAGACAGACGACAGGAAGACCATTCCCGAACGCTTCGAGCACGACAGTTCCTCCCGAGTCGTGAAGACTCGGGAAGAGAAAACAATGCGCGCTTCGCATGTGCTGCTGCATTTCCTCGAACGGGACATACCCTCTCAGCCGGACGCAGTCATCCAAGCCGAGACCACGCAACTTGCCGGTCAACCATTCCTGCAAGTGCCCTTGGCCGAACACATCCAGCGTCGCGCAAACGCCACGCGTCCGGAGTACGGCCATGGTCTCGATCGCGATGTGCACGCCTTTCCACCCTAGCAGCCGGGCCCCCATCACAAGGCGCAAGGGCTCCTCCGGAAGACGTGCCGCCGGCTCCCGCTTGTCCGCAGTCGGGTCGCTGCCAATTTCCTGACGAATTACGACCCTATTTCTAAGAAAGAAAGGCAGTGCCTGTCTGGTCTGCTCGGTACGCGCGAAAATCAAGCGCGCTCGCGAATGAGCTATCCATAGCAGCGGATCAAACTTGCCGGACACGATGAGTGCGGTTCTAGCAAATTCGACCAGACGCTCCCTCACCGGAAGTCCGTGGAAGAACCGCATCGGCGCCCGTTCTCCTCCCCCGGCAGGCCCAAAGACGAAAGGCACGCCGAGAAAGCCCAACCATGACGGGTATCGGAAAGTACCCATCGTGAGATGCATGATCACGTCGTACCTTGCTTCTCCGATCAATCGAATCGCCGTCGGCAATACCGAAAGCTGCCAGATGATGTATTTTGGAAGCGCCGTGATTGAATTGAATGGAACACGTCGCAGAAGCCTGGTTTCGTGAAAAACGAACCGGGGGCGCGGCCCTGGGAAATTGTTCAGCGCCGGCTCAATATCATTTCGAAAGCGCTCGTGAGTCAACACGATCACATCATGCGTTTTGGCCAGGTGCATGGCCCATCTCCAGCCTACGCCAGGCTCCGATCCGACACCGGGTTTGCACGCATACGCCGAAAGAAGAATTCTCATCGCTATCCTCGCCTATTCGCCGGCGCGAATCAGAAGCATCGGACTCTCGGTAAGCTTCACGGACGAACCCGCGGCATCACGTCGCCCGCCAGCGTCTCCACTTTCGTGATCTCCCATTCCGGACGCAGAACCAGGTTGGCACTGGCGTCTGTGGTCCAGACAATTCGCCCTTGCAAAAAGGGCTCCGCACGCTGGATCTCGCAGTTCCAAATGTCGGATTTACCGACGCAGCTCTTCAGGACCGAGCCCTGCAGCCAACGGCGCGTCTGCTCGAACGCCTGCCCTGCCAGATTCGGCTCGCCGGTCGTCCAGTCGGAGGTAAGGCCATATTTGCCGTCATCCCACGCGTAGAAATAGTAGCGAGACAAGCCCGCCGCCCATCCCAGAATCAGCGAGCGCGCAACAACGGGAGCGGCTTCGGCCGGCGTGAAGATCCGGGTATCTGGAAACTGCGCGGGGTCGATCGGTTCAAGTCCGCTGATGATGAACCCGGACTCGGTATTCCACAGCGGAAGGTTGCCTACGCCATAATCCTTCATCGCCTTGCGGATCATTGCCACCCTTGGCAACAAATCCCGCTCCGGGCTTCTCGGATAGAAATGGAAAGCCATCGCGTCGACGAACTTCCCGCCACCCCGCGCGAGAAAGAGATTGACACGATCATCCGTGTAACCGGTCGGAGACGGCGAAACCACGATTGCCCCAGGCGAGGCTGACTTGATGATGAGATATGCCAGCTTTGTCATCTCGACCATCTTCGCCGACGTGCCGGTGTATGAACCCAATGCGCGTCCATCGTTGGCGACGGTACGTTCCAAATCGGAATACTTTGGCTCGTTCCAGATTTCGTAGGCGTGGATACGTCCCTTGAAGCGCGTTGCCAACTCGCGCACGTAGCTCTTCCAGGTCTCCATGTCAGCCGGCTCGGCAGCCGTCCCGTACCCCCACTCACCCAATTCGGACGGCCGCGACGACGCCCACCGCGGCGTCACACCAATATTCAGATGGACACTCCAGCCATGCTGCGCGGCGATATTGGCGTAGAGGTCGAGCAGGCCGAAATTCCAGAGGCTCTGCGATGGATTGAAGTCCGACCACTTTGCGCCATCCGACAGCCGCCACGCGCCAAGGCCGATCTGAGGAATCACGGTCCGTGTGCCGTCCCTGTGCGGCCGCACGAGCTTGTGTATGTGCATTCCGAAATACTCTTTCGGAACCGGCTTCTGTTCGGGCACCAGGGTCTGCGCATGAGCAGCCGTGGTCAGCGCAAGCGCGAGTACAGTACCCAGGCAGAACATTGCCCGGGGCCTTGGCATGATCACCTTCATCGCCGTCCCCCCCACGAAAAAGTCCAGCCGCAACCGCAAACACATAGGGACGAAGCCAGTACAACGGCCACAGAGGCCCGGCATGCCGCCGCGTGTAGACACGCCACGCTCGTATCGGCAGCCCTTTCGGGGAAGTGACCTTCTTCCAGCGCTCCCTGACGGAAAGCCGCCGTGTATCGACTTCTCGATCTGCCGCGTCATTTCTGCAAGCACCCTGGTGGCCAGGCGCAATGTGGATGTCAAAACCAAGTGCCTTGGCGCGATAGCCGTAATCCCAATCGCCCATGGAATGCACGAAAGCGGATTCGAGATTACCCACCCTCCGTGCAACTGCGGCCGGAATCAATACGCAATTGCCGTTCATCGTATCGCACGGCCTCGGCTCGCTCCCCGGCTCGAGGCGGGAATAGTGCAGCGGCTGCCACCAGTTGGTCTTGACCAAGCCGCCGTAGCTCGTCTTTCCGCTGGCTGGATCGCAGGTCGTACCGGCAACGATGGTTTCCCGGCCAGACGGACGCACGATGGATTCGTGCGTTCGAAGCAAACCTGCCAGCGCATCTGGAAACAGATAGGTGTCGTCGTTCAACCACAGGTAGAAATCGAACTCATGACACATTGCCGCAGCCATGGCGACACGCATCCCGCCGTTCCAGAAAAGATTTCCATCCCCGCCAATGAGCGTCACGGTGGGAAACGCCTGACGCACTGCGTCTGCCGTGCCGTCGGCACTGCCGTCATCGACGAGGAACACGCCGAGTTCGACCTGATCGATCCTTTGCTGTTCAAACAACGCCTTCAGACAGTTCAGCGTCTTCTCACGCCTGTTGAAACAGGTGATCACCACTGCAATTCGAATCATATGTCCTCTCCCGACAGCATCCGTCAGCCGCGCGAAAACGAAACTTCCGGCTCTATGTCTGCACTCCTGCCGCGCGATGCGATATGATTGACATATGCAAAACTGATACCAAAAAGCAGAGCCTGCAGGTAGTTGGCACCATACGGGATGTAGAAGACCACTTGTGTCACCACAAGCA
This DNA window, taken from Thauera sp. K11, encodes the following:
- a CDS encoding glycosyltransferase family 4 protein, whose translation is MHLAKTHDVIVLTHERFRNDIEPALNNFPGPRPRFVFHETRLLRRVPFNSITALPKYIIWQLSVLPTAIRLIGEARYDVIMHLTMGTFRYPSWLGFLGVPFVFGPAGGGERAPMRFFHGLPVRERLVEFARTALIVSGKFDPLLWIAHSRARLIFARTEQTRQALPFFLRNRVVIRQEIGSDPTADKREPAARLPEEPLRLVMGARLLGWKGVHIAIETMAVLRTRGVCATLDVFGQGHLQEWLTGKLRGLGLDDCVRLRGYVPFEEMQQHMRSAHCFLFPSLHDSGGTVVLEAFGNGLPVVCLDLGGPKDFVTRESGRVVGTAGRGIGEVARALADEIEDLNRDDALRRKLAAGALARGRELSWVNQMDGAMRLINGVLDTSTGSDVVEMER
- a CDS encoding endo-1,4-beta-xylanase, producing MKVIMPRPRAMFCLGTVLALALTTAAHAQTLVPEQKPVPKEYFGMHIHKLVRPHRDGTRTVIPQIGLGAWRLSDGAKWSDFNPSQSLWNFGLLDLYANIAAQHGWSVHLNIGVTPRWASSRPSELGEWGYGTAAEPADMETWKSYVRELATRFKGRIHAYEIWNEPKYSDLERTVANDGRALGSYTGTSAKMVEMTKLAYLIIKSASPGAIVVSPSPTGYTDDRVNLFLARGGGKFVDAMAFHFYPRSPERDLLPRVAMIRKAMKDYGVGNLPLWNTESGFIISGLEPIDPAQFPDTRIFTPAEAAPVVARSLILGWAAGLSRYYFYAWDDGKYGLTSDWTTGEPNLAGQAFEQTRRWLQGSVLKSCVGKSDIWNCEIQRAEPFLQGRIVWTTDASANLVLRPEWEITKVETLAGDVMPRVRP